Proteins from a single region of Streptomyces spinoverrucosus:
- a CDS encoding class I SAM-dependent methyltransferase, giving the protein MLGSTSYGAVQQELTRVRNRQRPLELFFDGTGRGVSRLPSASHLDGLIEELKRVTGDGEGAERAVAQAFRLLIAMEALGVGRIAGGTMNICGKLSAVPLLDPPNDDILEIGTLYGMFGAALIRMMERAGRDPRLTIVDPLAGEQLQPGTSMGGDATGTPVREAAVRSNLALAGTAGAATRIQQGFSEDPEVRAAVSDRAYGVVIVDGDHSAEGVARDLEWAEEIVAPGGIVVLDDFGHPKWPGISEAFEKHMASDTRFTFLGQVAHSGYLQASAS; this is encoded by the coding sequence GTGCTCGGAAGCACCTCCTACGGCGCCGTGCAGCAGGAGCTGACGCGGGTGCGCAACCGTCAGCGGCCCCTGGAGCTGTTCTTCGACGGGACCGGCCGGGGGGTGTCACGGTTGCCGTCGGCGTCCCATCTGGACGGGCTGATCGAGGAGTTGAAGCGGGTCACCGGGGACGGCGAGGGCGCGGAACGGGCCGTCGCGCAGGCGTTTCGGCTGCTCATCGCGATGGAGGCGCTGGGCGTCGGGCGAATAGCGGGCGGCACGATGAACATCTGCGGCAAGCTCTCCGCCGTACCGCTGCTCGACCCGCCGAACGACGACATCCTGGAGATCGGCACGCTGTACGGCATGTTCGGCGCGGCTCTGATCAGGATGATGGAGCGGGCGGGGCGGGATCCGCGGCTGACGATCGTCGATCCGCTGGCCGGTGAGCAGCTGCAGCCCGGCACCAGCATGGGCGGGGACGCGACGGGCACACCGGTGCGCGAGGCCGCCGTGCGCAGCAATCTGGCGCTGGCGGGCACCGCCGGTGCCGCGACCCGGATCCAGCAGGGCTTCTCCGAGGACCCCGAGGTGCGCGCCGCCGTCTCCGACCGTGCCTACGGCGTCGTGATCGTCGACGGCGACCACTCCGCCGAGGGCGTGGCCAGGGACCTGGAGTGGGCCGAGGAGATCGTCGCACCCGGCGGGATCGTCGTACTCGACGACTTCGGCCACCCGAAGTGGCCGGGCATCAGTGAGGCCTTCGAGAAGCACATGGCCTCCGACACCCGGTTCACCTTCCTCGGACAGGTCGCGCACTCGGGGTATCTGCAGGCCTCAGCCTCCTGA
- a CDS encoding immunity 49 family protein — translation MTVTVARHGTPGPNAERFAEALAGSTTASIERLEEAPAMIDATFTKSLLNVQAHCTVDPRAASIETWEAVVAAMQLGSALFAVTSSTDGVVEYRIHHKVRHLPAIGPRPYADAGNWLTAFWLAIVCRDQKRMTQLCEIPLDRLRSPEGQFDEYVYHWVGALQTYWLQRPGMVEELTAALQGSNPDVATVAPRDLLQHILYPPINLFYRFLRKDHDGFNQALVEALELHKAYWTADEDRAKDPEGRIALGPLALACLAYDGEIPIEVESDYLPKHLLQRGWLGEFEV, via the coding sequence GTGACCGTCACCGTTGCCCGGCACGGGACGCCGGGACCCAACGCCGAGCGTTTCGCCGAAGCCCTGGCCGGGAGCACCACCGCGTCGATCGAACGCTTGGAGGAGGCTCCTGCCATGATCGACGCCACGTTCACCAAGTCCTTGCTGAACGTGCAAGCGCACTGCACGGTGGACCCCCGGGCCGCGAGCATCGAAACCTGGGAGGCGGTGGTCGCGGCCATGCAACTCGGCTCGGCGCTGTTCGCCGTGACGAGCAGCACGGACGGCGTTGTGGAATACCGCATCCACCACAAGGTGCGGCACCTCCCGGCCATCGGGCCACGCCCCTACGCCGACGCCGGCAACTGGCTCACGGCCTTCTGGCTGGCGATCGTCTGCCGCGACCAGAAGCGGATGACCCAGCTCTGCGAGATCCCGCTGGACCGCCTGCGCTCTCCCGAGGGCCAGTTCGACGAGTACGTCTACCACTGGGTGGGCGCCCTGCAGACGTACTGGCTGCAGCGGCCGGGGATGGTGGAGGAACTGACCGCGGCGCTGCAGGGCTCGAACCCCGACGTGGCGACCGTCGCGCCCCGTGATCTGCTGCAGCACATCCTGTATCCGCCGATCAACCTCTTCTACCGCTTCCTGCGCAAGGACCACGACGGGTTCAACCAGGCCTTGGTGGAGGCCTTGGAGCTGCACAAGGCGTACTGGACGGCCGACGAGGACCGGGCGAAGGACCCCGAGGGCCGTATCGCCCTGGGCCCGCTCGCCCTCGCCTGTCTCGCCTATGACGGAGAAATCCCCATTGAGGTGGAGTCGGACTATCTCCCCAAGCACCTCCTCCAGCGCGGCTGGCTGGGCGAGTTCGAGGTCTGA
- a CDS encoding immunity 49 family protein — MHAENIAGSAGSADAADTELPTLTAAQAARLRALAAPYLREGHAHPLHNLAHACRTAPEDRWPELVAAHFAALREAGQGGESPEELLRGAHARLLPADSLTPDQAGSLRYAREVAEGLVLVHALDGPTSVRIITDDDVERAGRQELEQAAYENLVRVPVQHDEVPVEGGAVGGAFGRAFGGAVLHSLYGDSPFVASKALVLAAAVRQVTGESLPDAGALVAVPSRHNLVYHPIADGSVAEAINSLASYALGAYEDGVGALSPRVYWWHRGSLTSLTVIDHDTRAFSLRPPPKLLALLKGLVRLDRAGRLATRTAAKAPDIAELTHTTAESLARLTEDRTGLADAFASALALAHAHCATDPRAASIDTWDAWATAVQLGSALFTGAQPQECRLGEDVVRQLPALPAEPPADARAWLDALYLTVVCRQTDRIGRLCEVPMETLRRDESADEYVLHWIDTLRTYFSRGSMDDVVRKLAATMQTSMPEALTRAPGDFVNRVDYQPAALFHRLITRDHDAFTKALTEAVAHHDAYWGDSPAPRARVALGPLAMASLAYDYDFPLPTGQPYLPTYLLNRQRIEDIP, encoded by the coding sequence ATGCATGCCGAAAACATTGCTGGTAGCGCTGGTAGCGCTGACGCCGCTGACACCGAACTGCCCACGCTGACCGCCGCACAGGCAGCACGCCTGCGCGCCCTCGCCGCCCCCTACCTGCGGGAGGGCCACGCCCACCCCCTGCACAACCTGGCGCACGCCTGCCGTACCGCGCCGGAGGACCGCTGGCCCGAGCTGGTCGCCGCGCACTTCGCCGCTCTGCGGGAGGCCGGCCAGGGTGGGGAGAGCCCCGAGGAACTGCTGCGCGGAGCCCACGCCCGGCTGCTACCGGCCGACTCGCTCACGCCCGACCAGGCCGGGTCACTGCGTTACGCACGGGAGGTGGCCGAGGGACTCGTCCTCGTCCACGCCCTCGACGGACCCACCAGCGTGCGGATCATCACCGACGACGACGTGGAGCGGGCGGGGCGGCAGGAGCTGGAGCAGGCGGCGTACGAAAACCTCGTACGGGTCCCCGTGCAGCACGACGAAGTGCCTGTCGAGGGAGGGGCGGTTGGAGGGGCGTTTGGACGGGCCTTTGGAGGGGCGGTACTGCACTCCCTCTACGGCGACTCCCCGTTCGTGGCGAGCAAGGCGCTCGTCCTGGCCGCCGCGGTCCGGCAGGTCACGGGCGAGTCGCTGCCGGACGCGGGCGCCCTCGTCGCCGTACCGAGCCGGCACAACCTCGTGTACCACCCGATAGCCGACGGGTCGGTGGCCGAGGCGATCAACAGCCTGGCCTCGTACGCGTTGGGCGCGTACGAGGACGGGGTGGGGGCGCTGTCCCCCCGGGTCTACTGGTGGCACCGGGGGAGCCTGACCTCGCTCACGGTCATCGACCACGACACCCGCGCCTTCTCCTTGCGACCGCCGCCGAAGCTGCTCGCACTGTTGAAGGGCCTGGTCCGCCTCGACCGCGCGGGCCGCCTCGCCACCCGCACCGCGGCCAAGGCCCCGGACATCGCCGAACTCACCCACACCACTGCCGAGTCGCTGGCACGGCTCACCGAGGACCGTACGGGACTGGCCGACGCCTTCGCCTCCGCCCTCGCACTCGCCCACGCCCACTGCGCGACCGACCCGCGCGCGGCGTCCATCGACACGTGGGACGCGTGGGCGACCGCCGTACAGCTCGGGTCGGCCCTGTTCACCGGGGCGCAGCCGCAGGAGTGCCGCCTCGGCGAGGACGTCGTCCGGCAGCTGCCCGCCCTGCCCGCCGAGCCGCCCGCGGACGCCCGGGCCTGGCTGGACGCGCTGTATCTGACGGTCGTATGCCGTCAGACGGATCGGATCGGCCGGTTGTGCGAGGTGCCGATGGAGACGCTGCGGCGGGACGAGTCGGCCGACGAGTACGTGCTGCACTGGATCGACACCCTGCGGACCTACTTCTCGCGCGGTTCCATGGACGACGTGGTGCGGAAGCTGGCCGCCACCATGCAGACGTCGATGCCCGAAGCCCTCACCCGTGCGCCGGGCGACTTCGTGAACCGCGTCGACTACCAGCCGGCCGCCCTGTTCCACCGCCTCATCACCCGCGACCACGACGCCTTCACCAAGGCCCTCACCGAGGCCGTCGCACACCACGACGCCTACTGGGGCGACTCGCCCGCCCCCCGGGCCCGGGTCGCCCTTGGCCCCCTGGCAATGGCCAGCCTCGCCTACGACTACGACTTCCCGCTCCCGACCGGACAGCCGTATCTACCGACGTACCTGCTCAACCGCCAACGCATCGAGGACATCCCGTAA
- a CDS encoding SpoIIE family protein phosphatase, whose amino-acid sequence MSEIPAKATESQDPSDGARTEAAGASREMPPGDTLWQSSPPGSIYDYIKVASFSIGPDGLVDQWSLRAESVFGIPAERAVGMDPIEAFIDPDLRERGQRKMAEILDGREWTGVIPFRLPDRADGGRGGTGLAEVYVMPTRTEGGDKAAVCIVVDVRVLRRIETDLAASQAIFGQSPFGFLLIDPDLKVRRANQRFASVFGGTPDDHRGRGVHDYLPRGEAERVSATLRRVLETGDSITDMHVTGFVPGSEERRHWSVNLYRVHSGTGRPIGIAWLGTDITSRRAAAREAAAARRNLALLNEAGARIGNSLDLETTARELLDVVVPGFCDLATVDLYQGLLVGDQIPQGLADGSAELRRVAFASAVSDAPFAGTGTPVTVGAVHHYPFISPCADALRTARPQTVPAEEGGLVQSTLAVPMVAHDTVVGLAQFSRTKGSEPFGDRDRDLAVELAARAAVCIDNARLYRREHERALILQRSLLPPGDPVASGLDIACRYLPGNASTGRPSEVGGDWFDVIELPGHRTALVVGDVMGRGLRAAVAMGELRTAVRTLAQLDLEPAEVLSQLDEIARGLGTPGGIQQATRAARRPREADLSEVYLATCVYAVYDSVTRRCTFANAGHLPPVLVEPGEAALMLDVPPGLPLGVGGEPFEEVEVELPEGALLALYTDGLVESRDHPLDEGLQAFVGALTDPARPLEDVCDQVLNTLDTHHGEDDIALLMARVQGLPAESVGDWTLPREPRSVGRAREYARGQLLSWDMEPLVDTTELLVSELVTNALRYGEGEIRLRLLLDRTLVCEVWDSGLVQPRRRRARDTDEGGRGLQLVGLLSAAWGSRRTHRGKTVWFELPLPDGENGVADPAEALLSLF is encoded by the coding sequence GTGAGCGAGATACCAGCGAAGGCCACGGAGTCGCAGGACCCGTCGGACGGCGCGAGGACGGAGGCTGCGGGTGCCTCCCGGGAGATGCCGCCCGGAGACACGCTGTGGCAGAGCAGCCCGCCCGGCTCGATCTACGACTACATCAAGGTCGCGTCCTTCTCCATCGGCCCCGACGGACTGGTCGACCAGTGGAGCCTGCGCGCCGAGAGCGTCTTCGGCATCCCGGCCGAGCGCGCCGTCGGGATGGATCCCATCGAGGCGTTCATCGACCCCGATCTGCGTGAGCGCGGACAGCGGAAGATGGCCGAGATCCTCGACGGGCGGGAGTGGACCGGGGTCATCCCCTTCCGGCTGCCGGACAGGGCCGACGGCGGGCGCGGCGGCACCGGGCTCGCCGAGGTCTATGTGATGCCGACCCGCACCGAGGGCGGCGACAAGGCGGCCGTCTGCATAGTGGTCGACGTCCGCGTGCTGCGTCGCATCGAGACCGACCTCGCCGCCTCGCAGGCGATTTTCGGTCAATCCCCGTTCGGCTTCCTGCTGATCGACCCCGATCTGAAGGTGCGGCGCGCCAACCAGCGGTTCGCCTCCGTGTTCGGCGGCACGCCCGACGACCACCGCGGCCGCGGGGTCCACGACTATCTGCCGCGCGGCGAGGCCGAGCGGGTCTCGGCGACCCTGCGCCGCGTCCTGGAAACCGGCGACTCCATCACGGACATGCACGTCACGGGCTTCGTGCCCGGCTCCGAGGAACGCCGGCACTGGTCGGTCAACCTCTACCGGGTGCACAGCGGAACCGGCCGCCCCATCGGCATCGCCTGGCTCGGAACCGACATCACCTCCCGCCGCGCCGCCGCCCGCGAGGCCGCCGCCGCCCGGCGCAACCTCGCCCTCCTCAACGAAGCCGGCGCGCGCATCGGCAACTCCCTCGACCTGGAGACCACCGCCCGCGAACTCCTCGACGTCGTCGTCCCCGGCTTCTGCGACCTGGCCACCGTCGACCTCTACCAGGGCCTGCTGGTCGGCGACCAGATCCCGCAGGGCCTCGCCGACGGCAGCGCCGAACTGCGCCGGGTCGCCTTCGCCAGCGCCGTCTCCGACGCGCCCTTCGCCGGCACCGGCACGCCGGTCACGGTCGGCGCCGTCCACCACTACCCCTTCATTTCGCCCTGCGCCGACGCCCTGCGCACGGCCCGCCCGCAGACCGTCCCCGCCGAGGAGGGGGGCCTTGTCCAGTCCACGCTCGCCGTGCCGATGGTCGCCCACGACACGGTCGTAGGACTCGCGCAGTTCTCGCGTACGAAGGGCAGCGAGCCGTTCGGCGACCGCGACCGCGACCTGGCCGTCGAGCTCGCCGCACGGGCCGCCGTCTGCATCGACAACGCGCGCCTGTACCGGCGCGAGCACGAACGCGCGTTGATACTCCAACGGTCCCTGCTCCCGCCCGGCGACCCGGTAGCCTCCGGCCTCGACATCGCCTGCCGCTACCTGCCCGGGAACGCCTCCACCGGACGCCCCAGCGAGGTCGGCGGCGACTGGTTCGACGTCATCGAACTGCCCGGCCACCGGACCGCGTTGGTGGTGGGCGACGTCATGGGCCGAGGCCTGCGCGCCGCGGTCGCCATGGGCGAACTCCGTACGGCCGTCCGCACCCTGGCCCAGCTCGACCTCGAACCGGCCGAGGTGCTCTCACAGTTGGACGAGATCGCCCGTGGCCTGGGCACGCCCGGCGGCATCCAGCAGGCCACCCGCGCCGCCCGCCGGCCCCGCGAGGCGGACCTGTCCGAGGTGTACCTGGCGACCTGCGTGTACGCGGTCTACGACTCCGTCACCCGCCGGTGCACCTTCGCCAACGCGGGCCATCTCCCGCCGGTCCTCGTCGAACCCGGCGAGGCGGCGCTCATGCTCGACGTACCGCCGGGGCTGCCGCTCGGCGTCGGCGGTGAACCCTTCGAGGAGGTCGAGGTCGAACTCCCCGAGGGCGCGCTGCTCGCGCTCTACACGGATGGACTGGTCGAGTCCCGCGACCACCCACTGGACGAGGGGTTGCAGGCCTTCGTCGGGGCGCTCACCGACCCGGCCCGCCCGCTGGAGGACGTCTGCGACCAGGTCCTCAACACCCTCGACACCCACCACGGCGAGGACGACATCGCCCTGCTCATGGCCCGCGTGCAGGGCCTGCCCGCCGAGTCGGTCGGCGACTGGACCCTGCCGCGCGAGCCGCGCAGTGTGGGCCGGGCCCGCGAGTACGCGCGCGGCCAGCTCCTGAGCTGGGACATGGAACCGCTGGTCGACACTACGGAGCTGCTGGTCAGCGAACTGGTGACGAACGCGCTGCGCTACGGCGAGGGCGAGATCAGACTCCGTCTCCTCCTGGACCGCACCCTGGTCTGCGAGGTCTGGGACTCGGGCCTGGTCCAGCCCCGCCGCCGCCGCGCCCGCGACACCGACGAGGGCGGCCGGGGCCTGCAACTGGTGGGCCTGCTGTCGGCCGCGTGGGGCTCGCGCCGGACGCATCGCGGCAAGACGGTGTGGTTCGAACTGCCGCTGCCGGACGGAGAGAACGGGGTGGCGGATCCGGCGGAGGCGTTGCTGAGTCTGTTCTAG
- a CDS encoding ATP-binding protein, producing the protein MGSLSWEVIGVIDTDGDCAEWTFPADPTAVRTARSVVRRQLHGWALDSVSDTTALLVSELVTNALRHATGPIGVRLVRPAGLSDVLLVEVSDPLPDMPRERDAHPEDESGRGLQLVASTSRRWGTRPGESGKTVWFELAVPGQHT; encoded by the coding sequence GTGGGCTCACTGTCCTGGGAAGTGATCGGCGTGATCGACACCGATGGCGACTGCGCCGAGTGGACCTTTCCCGCCGACCCCACAGCCGTGCGCACCGCGCGTTCCGTCGTCCGCCGCCAGTTGCACGGCTGGGCGCTCGACAGCGTCAGTGACACCACGGCACTGCTGGTCAGCGAACTGGTGACGAACGCGCTGCGGCACGCCACCGGTCCCATCGGAGTACGCCTGGTGCGCCCCGCCGGTCTGTCCGACGTCCTGCTCGTGGAGGTCTCCGACCCCCTCCCGGACATGCCGCGCGAACGCGACGCCCATCCCGAGGACGAGAGCGGGCGCGGACTGCAACTGGTGGCCTCCACCTCGCGCCGCTGGGGAACCAGGCCGGGGGAGTCGGGCAAGACGGTCTGGTTCGAGCTCGCCGTCCCGGGACAGCACACCTAG
- a CDS encoding (deoxy)nucleoside triphosphate pyrophosphohydrolase: MTERIVVVGAAVLDGGRLLAARRSAPPELAGRWELPGGKVEPGETPEAALVRELREELGVEAEAVRRVPGEWPLRPPYFLQVWTARLRAGSAEPKALQDHDELRWLTAGTLWSVEWLEQDVGAVREVARVLDADGAGG; the protein is encoded by the coding sequence ATGACGGAACGGATCGTGGTGGTGGGCGCCGCCGTGCTCGACGGGGGCCGGCTGCTCGCCGCGCGCCGCAGCGCGCCCCCCGAGCTGGCCGGTCGCTGGGAGCTGCCCGGCGGCAAGGTCGAACCGGGCGAGACGCCCGAGGCCGCTCTGGTGCGGGAGTTGCGCGAGGAACTCGGCGTCGAGGCCGAGGCCGTGCGGCGCGTGCCGGGGGAGTGGCCACTGAGGCCGCCGTACTTCCTCCAGGTGTGGACCGCGCGACTGCGTGCCGGCTCCGCCGAGCCGAAGGCCCTCCAGGACCATGACGAGCTGCGCTGGCTGACGGCCGGGACGCTGTGGAGTGTGGAGTGGCTGGAGCAGGATGTGGGGGCCGTGCGGGAGGTGGCGCGAGTGCTGGACGCCGACGGGGCGGGGGGCTGA
- a CDS encoding SPOR domain-containing protein produces MNDSTVTLPWLVIRQDDSGNRYRVGRYATRAEAQKIADSLDSRGHKQLYWVERIGQDAENEV; encoded by the coding sequence ATGAACGACAGCACGGTGACTCTTCCGTGGCTGGTCATACGGCAGGACGACAGCGGCAATCGCTACCGCGTGGGCAGGTACGCGACGCGGGCCGAGGCCCAGAAGATCGCGGACAGCCTCGACAGCCGGGGGCACAAGCAGCTCTATTGGGTCGAGCGCATCGGGCAGGACGCGGAAAACGAGGTGTGA
- a CDS encoding GntR family transcriptional regulator — translation MTFGEQPAYLRVAGDLRQKIVDGLLPPHTRLPSQARIREEYGVSDTVALEARKVLMAEGLVEGRSGSGTYVRERPMPRSIARSGYRPAGGATPFRQEQADAGARGTWESSSEQAEASGAIAERLGIRPGDRVMCTKYLFRDSGEPMMLSTSWEPLAVTGRTPVMLPEEGPLGGMGVVERMNAIDVVVDNVTEEVGARPGLAEELLTLGGVPGHVVLVVQRTFYASGRPVETADVVIPADRYRVAYHLPVK, via the coding sequence GTGACATTCGGTGAGCAGCCGGCGTACCTACGCGTCGCGGGTGATCTCCGCCAGAAGATCGTCGACGGTCTGCTGCCACCGCACACCCGCCTGCCGTCGCAGGCGAGAATCCGCGAGGAGTACGGCGTCTCGGACACGGTCGCTCTGGAGGCCCGCAAGGTGCTGATGGCGGAGGGGCTGGTCGAGGGCCGCTCCGGTTCCGGGACGTATGTGCGGGAGCGGCCCATGCCCCGGAGCATCGCCCGCTCCGGGTACCGCCCGGCCGGCGGTGCCACGCCGTTCCGGCAGGAGCAGGCCGACGCCGGCGCGCGCGGCACCTGGGAGTCCAGCAGCGAGCAGGCCGAGGCGAGCGGCGCCATCGCCGAGCGGCTCGGCATCCGGCCCGGCGACCGCGTGATGTGCACCAAGTACCTCTTCCGGGACAGCGGCGAGCCGATGATGCTGTCCACCTCCTGGGAGCCGCTCGCCGTCACCGGGCGCACACCGGTGATGCTGCCCGAGGAGGGCCCGCTCGGCGGCATGGGTGTCGTCGAGCGCATGAACGCCATCGACGTGGTGGTGGACAACGTCACCGAGGAGGTCGGCGCCCGCCCCGGCCTCGCCGAGGAACTGCTCACGCTCGGCGGTGTCCCCGGACATGTCGTCCTCGTCGTGCAGCGCACCTTCTACGCCTCCGGGCGCCCGGTCGAGACGGCCGACGTGGTGATCCCGGCCGACCGCTACCGGGTCGCGTATCACCTTCCGGTGAAGTAG
- a CDS encoding DUF4190 domain-containing protein produces the protein MSIPPPPGPQQPQDPQGPYGPYSAPQAPGSYGAQGPYGSQGPYGPQPPYGAWGPYPPPGLPPVNGVAIAALVLGILCFLPAIGLVLGLIALRQIKRKGERGKGMAVTGAVLSTVGLALLTVSLSTGAVSDFWEGFKEGARESAIVSPDKGECFDSPNESLEGETYDVDVVPCSGRHDGEVFATVTLPGGTFPGDDHVTKVADDKCYALQGDYAMDNWALPDNVDVYYLAPTRESWSLGDREITCVFGNADERGSLTGSLRNDASTLDADQVAYLKAVRAIDAVLEEEPEAFPDEDLAANKAWAQDVHDVLAEQGAALDAHTWPADAERPMADLVTELESARKEWAKAADAEDADTFYVHYDEAYGFYDGPTTVTAREALGLDTSPPADDAGEGGSDTEV, from the coding sequence GTGTCCATACCGCCGCCCCCCGGGCCCCAGCAGCCGCAGGACCCGCAGGGTCCCTACGGCCCGTACTCGGCTCCGCAGGCCCCGGGGTCGTACGGCGCCCAGGGACCGTACGGCTCCCAAGGACCGTACGGTCCTCAGCCGCCGTACGGAGCGTGGGGCCCGTACCCGCCGCCCGGGCTGCCGCCCGTCAACGGTGTCGCGATCGCCGCCCTCGTGCTCGGCATCCTCTGCTTTCTGCCGGCGATCGGGCTGGTGCTCGGGCTGATCGCGTTGCGGCAGATCAAGCGGAAGGGCGAGCGCGGCAAGGGCATGGCGGTCACCGGGGCCGTGCTGTCGACCGTCGGGCTCGCGCTGCTGACCGTGTCCCTGTCGACGGGTGCCGTGTCCGACTTCTGGGAGGGCTTCAAGGAGGGCGCGCGGGAGAGCGCGATCGTCTCGCCGGACAAGGGGGAGTGCTTCGACTCGCCCAACGAGTCGCTGGAAGGGGAGACGTACGACGTCGACGTGGTGCCCTGCTCCGGCAGGCACGACGGCGAGGTGTTCGCCACCGTCACCCTGCCCGGCGGCACCTTCCCCGGCGACGACCACGTCACGAAGGTCGCCGACGACAAGTGCTACGCGCTGCAGGGCGACTACGCCATGGACAACTGGGCCCTGCCCGACAACGTCGACGTGTACTACCTCGCGCCGACCCGGGAGAGCTGGAGCCTCGGCGACCGTGAGATCACCTGCGTCTTCGGCAACGCCGACGAGCGGGGCAGCCTGACCGGCTCCCTGCGCAACGACGCGAGCACCCTCGACGCGGACCAGGTCGCCTACCTGAAGGCGGTCCGCGCCATCGACGCCGTACTGGAGGAGGAGCCCGAGGCGTTCCCCGACGAGGACCTGGCGGCGAACAAGGCCTGGGCGCAGGACGTGCACGACGTGCTCGCCGAGCAGGGCGCGGCGCTGGACGCGCACACCTGGCCCGCCGACGCCGAGCGGCCGATGGCCGACCTGGTGACAGAACTGGAGTCGGCCCGGAAGGAATGGGCGAAGGCGGCGGACGCCGAGGACGCGGATACCTTCTACGTGCACTACGACGAGGCGTACGGGTTCTACGACGGCCCGACCACCGTCACCGCCCGCGAGGCCCTGGGCCTGGACACCAGTCCGCCCGCCGACGATGCGGGCGAGGGCGGCTCGGACACGGAGGTGTGA
- a CDS encoding serpin family protein, whose translation MRIARATTDAVNGLTARWAGTVTDGTAFSAAGVWPLLAFLADGAGGAARAELADAVGLPADRAAGAARELLAAMAAMRGLDSALGLWTKRTPALKEPWESGLPAEARGVLTGDLGTDRAALDAWAEKRTGGLIERMPVALTDDPEMVLASALALRTDWLRPFEQMPMWPADGPWRGRTLVGLSRRSALLDRVGVADTPDGAVTELKVLGDQGISVHLLLGEERMTPGQVLTAGVDVLAGRHRVVPGPRLPYGVAGPGLHVEKMRCATPRPPTLLVRTVAYDMTAEHDLLGLHRLFGLTAARDATRGHFPGISDGPLAVGSARQSAMARFGALGFRAGAGTAIAMAPGGIPDFRYVTTLARATFDRPFGFLALDRRTRLVLAAGWVTDPEPYREDETTDQW comes from the coding sequence ATGCGGATTGCGCGGGCGACGACGGACGCGGTGAACGGGCTGACGGCCCGCTGGGCCGGGACCGTCACGGACGGTACGGCCTTCTCGGCGGCCGGAGTGTGGCCCCTGCTCGCCTTCCTCGCGGACGGGGCCGGCGGCGCGGCACGGGCGGAGCTGGCGGACGCGGTGGGCCTGCCGGCGGACCGGGCGGCGGGCGCGGCACGGGAGTTGCTCGCCGCCATGGCCGCGATGCGCGGCCTGGACTCTGCGCTGGGCCTGTGGACGAAACGCACGCCGGCGCTGAAGGAGCCCTGGGAGTCCGGGCTGCCCGCCGAGGCGCGCGGGGTGCTCACCGGCGACCTCGGGACCGACCGGGCGGCGCTGGACGCGTGGGCGGAGAAGCGGACGGGCGGGCTGATCGAGCGGATGCCGGTCGCGCTGACGGACGACCCCGAGATGGTGCTGGCCAGTGCGCTGGCCCTGCGGACGGACTGGTTGCGGCCCTTCGAGCAGATGCCGATGTGGCCCGCCGACGGGCCCTGGCGGGGCAGGACCCTCGTGGGCCTGAGCCGCCGGAGCGCCCTGCTGGACCGGGTCGGGGTCGCCGACACGCCCGACGGTGCCGTCACCGAGCTGAAGGTGCTGGGCGACCAGGGCATCAGCGTCCATCTGCTGCTCGGCGAGGAGCGGATGACACCGGGGCAGGTGCTGACGGCGGGCGTGGACGTCCTCGCGGGCCGGCACAGGGTGGTCCCCGGGCCTCGGCTCCCGTACGGGGTCGCGGGACCGGGCCTGCACGTCGAGAAGATGCGGTGCGCCACCCCGCGGCCGCCGACGCTCCTCGTGCGGACGGTGGCGTACGACATGACGGCCGAGCACGATCTGCTGGGGCTGCACCGCCTGTTCGGACTCACGGCCGCGCGGGACGCCACGCGCGGCCACTTCCCCGGGATCAGTGACGGCCCGCTGGCCGTCGGTTCGGCCCGGCAGTCGGCGATGGCGCGGTTCGGCGCGCTGGGCTTCCGGGCGGGAGCGGGCACCGCGATCGCCATGGCGCCGGGCGGGATCCCCGACTTCCGTTACGTGACCACCCTCGCCCGCGCCACGTTCGACCGGCCCTTCGGCTTCCTCGCCCTCGACCGCCGCACACGCCTCGTCCTCGCGGCGGGCTGGGTCACGGACCCGGAGCCCTACCGCGAGGACGAGACGACCGATCAGTGGTGA